Proteins encoded together in one Benincasa hispida cultivar B227 chromosome 1, ASM972705v1, whole genome shotgun sequence window:
- the LOC120086842 gene encoding uncharacterized protein LOC120086842, giving the protein MSKPHGHHPPSGRTNLASCIVATVFLIFLVIIVLIVFFTVFKPQDPKIAVSAVQLPSFSVANGSINFTFSQYVSVRNPNKASFSHYDSSLQLLYSGSQIGFMFIPAGKIDAGQTQYMAATFSVQSFSLAAPVAAVGAGPTFSEGMNGYRIGPTLEIESKMDMVGRVRVLHFFTHHVEVTSSCRVAIAVSDGSVLGFHC; this is encoded by the coding sequence ATGAGCAAACCCCACGGCCACCACCCGCCGTCCGGCCGCACGAACTTGGCCTCCTGTATAGTCGCCACGGTCTTCTTAATCTTCCTCGTCATCATCGTCCTCATCGTCTTCTTCACCGTCTTCAAGCCTCAGGATCCGAAGATCGCCGTTTCCGCCGTCCAGTTGCCATCCTTCTCCGTCGCCAACGGCAGTATCAATTTCACTTTCTCTCAGTACGTCTCCGTCAGAAACCCTAACAAAGCCTCTTTCTCTCACTACGACAGCTCGCTTCAGCTCCTCTACTCCGGTTCTCAAATAGGATTCATGTTCATTCCCGCCGGTAAAATCGACGCGGGTCAGACGCAGTACATGGCAGCGACATTCTCCGTCCAGTCATTTTCGTTGGCCGCTCCAGTCGCCGCCGTTGGAGCTGGACCGACCTTCTCGGAGGGAATGAACGGGTACAGAATCGGACCGACGCTGGAGATTGAATCGAAGATGGATATGGTGGGTAGGGTTAGGGTATTGCACTTCTTCACACACCATGTGGAAGTCACATCGAGTTGCAGAGTCGCCATTGCTGTAAGTGATGGATCTGTGTTAGGTTTCCATTgctaa
- the LOC120090940 gene encoding GDSL esterase/lipase At1g71691 produces MALDLLISLIFILISTIFLQSTALLNPRAPPNPLAPTPYAFTTPPNSSFPISPLAPPPSNSLVPALFVIGDSTVDCGTNNFLGTFARADHLPYGRDFDTHTPTGRFCNGRIPVDFLALRLGLPFVPSYLGHSGAVEDMIQGVNYASASAGVIFTSGSELGQHISFTQQIQQFMDTFQQFVLNMGENAAADHISNSVFYISIGINDYIHYYLFNISNVQNLYPPWNFNQFLAATIRQEIKNLYNMNARRIVVMGLAPIGCAPFYLWQYGSENGECIEEINDMVMEFNFAMRYMVEELGMELPDSSIIFCDLLQGSMDILKNHERYGFNVTSDACCGFGRYNGWIMCISPIMACKNASNHIWWDQFHPTDAVNGILADNVWNGLHTTMCYPKNLQDVINSQG; encoded by the exons ATGGCGCTTGATCTGCTAATTTCTCTAATCTTCATCCTCATTTCCACCATTTTTCTTCAATCAACAGCTCTGCTAAACCCTAGAGCTCCTCCAAATCCTTTGGCGCCAACTCCTTATGCTTTCACAACCCCTCCAAATTCATCTTTTCCCATTTCACCCCTCGCTCCTCCGCCGTCCAATTCTCTAGTCCCCGCCCTTTTCGTCATCGGCGACTCCACCGTCGACTGCGGCACCAACAATTTCCTCGGAACCTTCGCCCGCGCCGATCATCTTCCCTATGGTCGAGATTTCGACACGCACACTCCGACTGGAAGGTTCTGTAATGGAAGAATTCCCGTTGATTTTCTTG CCCTGCGTCTTGGACTTCCGTTCGTTCCGAGTTATCTTGGGCATAGTGGAGCAGTGGAAGATATGATTCAAGGAGTGAATTACGCATCAGCTAGTGCTGGAGTTATCTTCACTAGTGGATCAGAATTG GGCCAACACATCTCCTTTACACAACAAATTCAGCAATTTATGGACACTTTTCAGCAGTTTGTTCTAAATATGGGCGAGAATGCTGCTGCTGATCACATTTCTAATTCAGTCTTTTACatatcaattggaatcaacgaTTACATTCACTACTATCTGTTTAATATATCTAACGTTCAAAATCTTTACCCTCCATGGAATTTTAACCAATTTCTGGCAGCCACAATCAGACAGGAAATCAAG AATTTgtataacatgaatgcaagGAGAATTGTTGTAATGGGATTGGCACCTATTGGCTGTGCTCCTTTCTACTTATGGCAGTATGGTAGTGAGAATGGAGAGTGTATTGAGGAGATAAATGATATGGTTATGGAGTTCAACTTTGCCATGAGATACATGGTTGAGGAGCTTGGCATGGAGCTGCCTGATTCAAGTATTATCTTCTGTGATTTGCTTCAAGGTTCAATGGATATTTTGAAGAACCATGAACGTTACG GTTTCAATGTAACTTCAGATGCTTGTTGTGGGTTTGGTCGCTACAATGGTTGGATCATGTGCATCTCACCAATTATGGCTTGCAAAAATGCTTCTAATCATATTTGGTGGGATCAATTCCATCCAACAGATGCAGTAAATGGCATCCTTGCAGACAACGTGTGGAATGGCCTCCACACAACAATGTGCTATCCCAAGAATTTGCAGGACGTGATAAACTCTCAAGGCTGA